AATGCTTAgagagagaaacactgatataAGAGACTGAAAACTCATGGAGGTTGGCCTCAACAAGGAGAACATGGGCTTTGAGGAAACTGAGCTAAGGCTTGGACTCCCTGGAGGAAACGCTGCCTCACCCACTGAAGAACTTCTTAGGAAGAGAGGTTTCTCTGAGACTCAAACTCACCATGACACTGCCACCGTAGATTTGATGCTTAATCTTTCATCCAAGGAACCAACCACTGGACCAGATCCATCTCATAAACACAACACCTTGCCTAAGGACAACACCCTTCTCCCTGCAGATCCTGCTAAGCCTCCAGCCAAGTAAGTTTTTCGTTACAAAATTCTCAAACACCTCATttaatttcttctctattttccACCTAGTTAACTCTACCTTTCATGATACACACAGAGAGAGTGTGTGTGTTAATAAGCTTGTAAACAAGGCTTTATATAGTATCATATACTAATTCATGGTATGGTCTAGGGCTAATAAGCAAGTAAATTTTATATGTGTGACGCTTGATGTGGAAAAGATAGAAACGGTGGGAAGAGATGAGATCGTGGAGGGTGgaataaagaaatgaaagagaCTGAAACATAGACTTGTGATAGAGAGAGGGGGGTGAGAgagtgattaaaaaatatacttttgtgAGTTTTttccaaaagaaatatttttatttcctttataCTAATATGCAATGGAAAAATAAGACGCTCTCAACTCTCGTACAACATAAATATGGAATCACGTACGGGTTCATGCCAAAACCGTGTTCTACTTGCCTAGCCAGTTATGGAGAAAAGTGCAATAATTTACAATTATGTCTGAAAGTTTTGATGATAGGTAGTACACCAGAAAAAAGTTACACCTTTCTTGTCCTCATCGGCCATAGCATCATTTCTTCTTCTGACGATTCATTTACGCAGCGATGTAAAACACGGTATGGGTTAATAAAGGTAAAACTACACCAGTAAATATAAATAGCTAGCTCGTcttcaaaaaggatataaaaGGAGGGTTGGATTATGGTATAATaaaacagaaacataaattcTTACGTGCTTAATTAATCTATTTTTCACGCAAAGTTATATGGCTCTCAGCCTCTCAGTTTCATCACCAACTCTATCTGTAGAATTTGATTTATCTAATAGTTTGGTTATAGAATAATTAACCACATGTTTGGATGATGAGTTGTGTTGTATATTGTTTTGATGATAACAAAGTGATGAATTGAAATGAAATGCATAGGGCACAGGTGGTGGGTTGGCCACCTGTGCGGTCGTTCCGGAAGAACATGTTAGCTGTGCAAAAGAGTATTGGAGAAGAGAGTGAGAAGAATAGCAGCCCTAATGCAAGCTTTGTGAAAGTTAGCATGGATGGAGCACCTTATCTCCGCAAAGTGGACTTGAAGATGTATAAGAGTTACCGCGAGCTCTCTGATTCTTTAGGAAAAATGTTCAGCTCCTTCACCATTGGTAAATACTTAAGCCTGTGTTTTTAAATGATGATTCATTTTCCCAAAACAAACCACCAGTTTAAAAGTGAAATCAAGATTTTGcatgcatgttttttttatgaaaatagttTTGTTTGTATAGAACTTCAACCTTAACTTCTTTCATCCTCTTTTCAAATCTTTCAACGTTATATCGGGAAAATTTTAACCTGTAACTTCTCTCACCCTCCCTTTCAACTTTTTGCATGCATGTAATACTTAGAAGCTTGATGATTAGGGTTTGTAATGATTATGAATTAATGGTGCACGATGTATGCAATGGCAGGGAATTGTGAATCCCAAGGAATGAAGGATTTCATGAATGAGAGCAAACTGATGGATCTTTTGAACAGCTCTGATTATGTCCCAACCTATGAGGACAAGGATGGTGACTGGATGCTTGTCGGTGATGTCCCATGGGAGTAAGTCTTTCACCTCTGTTCGATGTCACTCCAAATCAGCTTGACCACCATAATTGAACTTTGTATAGTAACTCTAAAGAAGACTCTATACAGAAAACTAACTTACTTGCATCATAATAATTGCTTGTATATTATATCCTCATTAATTATGCACCTATTGAATGTGTACTTTGATGATAA
This sequence is a window from Vigna angularis cultivar LongXiaoDou No.4 chromosome 2, ASM1680809v1, whole genome shotgun sequence. Protein-coding genes within it:
- the LOC108347912 gene encoding auxin-induced protein AUX28 gives rise to the protein MEVGLNKENMGFEETELRLGLPGGNAASPTEELLRKRGFSETQTHHDTATVDLMLNLSSKEPTTGPDPSHKHNTLPKDNTLLPADPAKPPAKAQVVGWPPVRSFRKNMLAVQKSIGEESEKNSSPNASFVKVSMDGAPYLRKVDLKMYKSYRELSDSLGKMFSSFTIGNCESQGMKDFMNESKLMDLLNSSDYVPTYEDKDGDWMLVGDVPWEMFVESCKRLRIMKGKEAIGLGLAPRAMAKSKNRS